GAGAGCTGTGTCGTACGGGATATCAGTTGTGATTTGTACGATCTCGATACCGCGGGCGAGGGCTTCAAACTGCAATTTGTGGAAGAAATCACCTACTCCCCGTTTTACATCTCCTGCGACGTGACGAGGTCGGGTGAGTATCTCTTCACCGGTTTCGAGATCGATAAAACGCCCATCTTTCGGGAAGGCAAATGATAACTCCCAAGGGTCGAGGATGTGAAACACTAAGACTTCATGACCATTGTGACGGAAATGAGCTAATCCTTTGAGGACGGCATCCGGATCGTCGAATAAATCGGAGATGAGGATTACTAAACCGCGACGATGAATCATCTCCGCAACCCGGTGGAGCTGTGGTCCTAACTCAGTTTCGCCTCCCGGTTCAGCATTCTCAAGCGAGGTGAGCAGTACGTTCAAATGACTATTCAGTGAACGAGGGGGAATCGATTCGCGAATCTCGGTATCGCAACGAACAAGACCGACCGCATCGCGTTGGTGAATCATGAGGAAGGCAAGCGCACCCGCCAAATCGGATGCATACTGAAACTTGGTAACGCCATTGGCAGCGGGCGAGGAAAATTTCATCGAGCCGGAGCAATCCAAGAAGATCGTTGTACGAAGATTGGTTTCCTCTTGAAACTCTTTAACAACCAACTTATCGCTGCGACCGTATGCTTTCCAGTCAATTGCTCGCATCGAATCGCCGGGGTGATACTGTCGATGTTGTGCAAACTCCGCCGAAAACCCGTGGTATGGCGATTTATGGAGTCCAGTGAGAAACCCTTCGACCACGCGGCGCGCTCGTAACTGGATGTTCTCCAGTTGACGAACAGTCTCCGGTCTAAGCGTTTCGCGCACACTCATTTTATACACTCCCGAAAAAAGCGAACGCAGGCTACTGCCTGCGCTGCAATTGGTGAACAGTGCGATTCCGATTACCGATGGAAAACCGCGTTATCACAACACGGGACCATGATTATCAACTACTCGCTACTTGAGATCGTTCAGATAATTTGGTAAATCCAACAACCGGTTCAATTTCCCGACATAACCTCTTATCCGTTCGACACCAATATCATGTGGTGTTGTACTCGTTTCGTCAACCGTTGCGGCGACTTCGCAGTTTCCAACAGTTACCTGAGCACTGGTTGCCGAAGTAATCTTGTAAGATCCCTTATGGTTGTTGCAAACTACTTTTCCCTTGCTTTGAATTTCAAGACTCATAGTTTCGGGAACAGTCAATTTACAGTCAACTTGACCGATATCGGGATCAAA
This bacterium DNA region includes the following protein-coding sequences:
- a CDS encoding DUF58 domain-containing protein — encoded protein: MSVRETLRPETVRQLENIQLRARRVVEGFLTGLHKSPYHGFSAEFAQHRQYHPGDSMRAIDWKAYGRSDKLVVKEFQEETNLRTTIFLDCSGSMKFSSPAANGVTKFQYASDLAGALAFLMIHQRDAVGLVRCDTEIRESIPPRSLNSHLNVLLTSLENAEPGGETELGPQLHRVAEMIHRRGLVILISDLFDDPDAVLKGLAHFRHNGHEVLVFHILDPWELSFAFPKDGRFIDLETGEEILTRPRHVAGDVKRGVGDFFHKLQFEALARGIEIVQITTDIPYDTALLRYLARRSRLL